One Solea senegalensis isolate Sse05_10M linkage group LG13, IFAPA_SoseM_1, whole genome shotgun sequence DNA segment encodes these proteins:
- the lg13h17orf49 gene encoding chromatin complexes subunit BAP18 — translation MTSASAKVGEIFSAAGAAFTKLGELTMQLHPVSDSSPAGAKWTETEIEMLRLAVRRFGDDLNNISTVIKERTVAQIKSTVKRKLYEDSRVPISSESPKKSGKKSSVAMTPAPPTSAPAMIAVPNSQVVLATGMQSTPSLAPPIKKQKTADVTLSALNDSDVNSDLVDIEGLGDGSSNKKLNFDQESLNLDSSLIMNSSDLPLLSR, via the exons GTGGGCGAGATTTTCTCTGCAGCCGGAGCTGCATTCACGAAATTGGGAGAACTGACTATGCAGCTCCACCCGGTGTCCGACTCCAGTCCTGCAGG AGCCAAATGGACGGAGACGGAGATCGAGATGTTGCGTTTGGCCGTGCGACGCTTTGGAGACGACCTGAACAACATCAGTACGGTGATCAAAGAGAGGACGGT AGCTCAGATAAAGAGCACAGTGAAGAGGAAGTTGTACGAGGACAGCAGAGTCCCCATTTCCTCTGAATCACCGAAGAAGAGCGGCAAGAAATCGTCAGTTGCCATGACGCCGGCGCCCCCCACCTCAGCTCCCGCCATGATCGCTGTGCCAAACTCACAGGTTGTCCTGGCAACGGGTATGCAGAGCACGCCATCGCTGGCCCCGCCTATCAAGAAGCAGAAGACCGCAG ATGTGACACTGAGTGCGCTGAACGACTCGGACGTGAACAGCGACCTCGTCGACATCGAAGGACTCGGCGATGGCTCGTCCAATAAGAAGTTAAACTTCGACCAag agagcCTGAACTTGGACTCCAGCCTCATCATGAACTCCAGTGACCTCCCCCTTCTCTCccgctga
- the LOC122779702 gene encoding odorant receptor 131-2-like, which translates to MSGEAPARTNVTTGLDLTERVMLSTLTTVSCGIFFFINVTTLFTLRSRRVFCETSRYVLLYNLLLADTLQMSLGQVLYLLSICRVMLTFPVCGLMVMIANLTNEVSPLTLVAMSLERYVAVCFPLRHATIVTARNTVVAVFAVWAVCSLNVVTRVLLLLQFPFEELGSLQMKTICGTMVMFLGPASDMYDRAYTCFLFVSATVAIIASYVAVVIAARAASSADGASALKARNTLLLHLVQLGLSLSSTLHNSLLLLISRVVTTAVLIRILNVLYVFIIVLPRCLSALIYGLRDQTIRPVLFHHLCCCCSLKKVHISP; encoded by the coding sequence ATGTCCGGTGAAGCTCCGGCGAGGACAAACGTCACGACTGGCCTGGATCTGACGGAGCGAGTGATGCTGTCCACTCTGACCACGGTGTCCTGCggcatcttcttcttcatcaacgTGACCACGCTGTTCACTCTGAGGAGCAGGCGCGTGTTCTGCGAGACGTCGCGCTACGTGCTGCTCTACAACCTGCTGCTGGCGGACACGCTTCAGATGTCCCTCGGTCAGGTCCTGTACCTGCTGTCCATCTGCAGGGTCATGCTGACGTTCCCTGTCTGCGGACTCATGGTCATGATTGCCAACCTCACCAATGAGGTGTCGCCGCTCACACTGGTGGCGATGTCCCTGGAGAGGTACGTGGCTGTGTGCTTCCCGCTGAGACACGCCACCATCGTCACCGCCAGGAACACGGTGGTGGCCGTGTTTGCGGTGTGGGCCGTGTGCTCGCTGAACGTCGTGACCCgcgtcctcctgctgctgcagtttcCCTTTGAAGAGCTGGGCTCTCTGCAGATGAAGACCATCTGCGGGACAATGGTCATGTTCCTTGGGCCAGCGTCCGACATGTACGACCGAGCCTACACatgcttcctgtttgtgtcgGCGACAGTGGCCATCATCGCGTCATACGTTGCCGTGGTGATTGCGGCCAGGGCGGCGTCCTCGGCGGACGGCGCCTCAGCTCTGAAAGCCCGcaacacgctgctgctgcacctggTCCAGCTGGGCCTCAGCCTCTCGTCTACGCTGCACAactcgctcctcctcctcatctccagAGTCGTGACGACGGCGGTGCTCATACGAATCCTGAACGTGTTGTACGTGTTCATCATCGTGCTGCCGCGCTGTCTGAGCGCGCTCATCTACGGACTCAGAGACCAGACCATCAGACCCGTCCTCTTCCaccacctctgctgctgctgctccttaaAGAAAGTCCACATCTCACCCTGA